The Rhinolophus ferrumequinum isolate MPI-CBG mRhiFer1 chromosome 6, mRhiFer1_v1.p, whole genome shotgun sequence genome has a window encoding:
- the LOC117023757 gene encoding olfactory receptor 4F3/4F16/4F29 — protein MGVENHSVVSEIVLVGLTSSLKMQLVLFLVFSVFYVMGILGNLLIVHTVISDSHLHSPMYFLLANLSFIDIWTSSIAVPKMISDLFKDRKVISFQGCIAQMFFIHVIGGTEMVLLVAMAFDRFVAICRPLHYLTTMNFRTCILLLVAAWTTGIIHSSIQLVFVVNLPFCGPTEVDSFYCDLPRFIGLACTDTYRLELMVTANSGFISLGSFFILVISYIFILVTVWQHSSGGLSKALSTLSAHITVVVLYFGPCIFMYTWPFPTVPVDKFLAIFDVIITPFLNPVIYTFRNKEMKVAMKRIFSQVLSFRKLF, from the coding sequence ATGGGGGTAGAAAATCATTCAGTGGTGTCTGAGATTGTGTTGGTGGGACTCACCAGTTCTTTGAAGATGCAACTAGTCCTGTTTCTAGTTTTCTCTGTGTTCTATGTAATGGGTATTTTAGGAAACCTCCTCATTGTGCACACCGTGATCTCTGACTCCCATCTACACTCCCCCATGTACTTCCTGCTGGCCAACCTCTCCTTCATTGACATATGGACTTCCTCCATTGCAGTTCCTAAGATGATTTCTGATCTTTTCAAGGACAGAAAAGTAATCTCTTTCCAAGGCTGCATTGCTCAGATGTTCTTCATTCATGTTATTGGAGGAACTGAGATGGTTCTGCTCGTCGCCATGGCCTTTGATCGTTTTGTTGCTATATGTAGGCCTCTTCACTACCTGACCACCATGAACTTCAGAACTTGTATTTTACTCTTGGTGGCTGCCTGGACCACTGGGATCATCCACTCATCGATCCAACTTGTATTTGTTGTAAATTTACCCTTCTGTGGCCCCACTGAAGTGGACAGCTTTTACTGTGACCTTCCTCGATTTATTGGGCTTGCCTGCACAGACACTTACAGATTGGAGCTCATGGTCACTGCTAATAGTGGTTTCATCTCACTGGGaagttttttcattttggttatctcttatattttcattttggtcaCTGTTTGGCAACATTCTTCAGGTGGCTTGTCCAAAGCCCTCTCTACATTGTCAGCTCACATCACAGTGGTGGTCTTATATTTTGGTCCATGCATTTTTATGTACACATGGCCATTTCCCACAGTGCCAGTGGATAAATTCCTTGCTATTTTTGATGTAATTATCACCCCGTTTCTGAACCCGGTCATCTACACTTTTAGGAACAAAGAGATGAAGGTGGCAATGAAGCGAATATTCAGTCAGGTATTGAGCTTCAGGAAACTGTTTTAA